The region ATTGGAGATCGGTTTGGTCTTTATCTAAAGATTGACAGAGTTGAAAATTTAGATACGCAGCAACGCTTTATTTTGATGGGATCAAGAAGCAATAGCTTACTTGGCCAATGTTATTCGCACCTCGCGTTGTCTAAGGATGATGACTCTACTGTTCCCGAAGGCTATCTTCTTCGCGTTGAAAAGAACATCGTCTTTGTGGCTGGCGGCGATGATCGCGGCGTATTTTATGGAATGCAGTCCCTGCGGCAACTGCTGATCAGCCAGGATAGCCGTCTTTACTTTAAGGGTGTTCACATACGAGATTGGCCAGATAAGTCCTTCCGAGGAATTTATTTATTTCTTCCCGGACGCGACAATATCGCTTTTTTCAAGCGGTTCGTGCGCGATTATATGGCTTTGTATAAGTTTAATACCTTAATTATGGAGATGGGCGCGAGCATGCGTCTTGATAAACACCCTGAGCTTAACTATGGGTGGGTGCAGTTTGCAAGAGATGCAAACTATAGTTGCCGTAACTATCCTCCTGGGCCATTCCATGATGTTGAACAGAACTCTTCACACCAGGACACGGCCGATGGCGGATTTTTGGAAAAAGAAGAAGTAGCAGACCTGGCTCGCTGGATTAAAAAACATCACATAGAACTCATTCCTGAGATCGCTTCATTTACCCATAGCTATTACCTCTTGACGCGGCAAAAAGAACTGGCCGCTGTGCCGGAGAATAAATGGCCGGACATCTATTGCCCCACGAATGCTAAGTCGTACTCGTTGGTCTTTGAGGTCTACGACGAGTACATTGATCTTCTTAAGCCGAAGAGTATCCATATTGGCCATGACGAGTTGTTTCTTCCTGTTGGTGCATCACCGCATTGTGCAGATACAGATATTGGAGAGCTATTTGGAGAAGACGTTTGCAAGATCCACGACTATCTTGCCGCGAAGGGAATCAAGACCCAGCTTTGGGGAGATATGCTGCTGGAATCGGTCCGCGGTGTGGGTCTAAAAAAACACGTAAGCCCTGATGGCTGGACGTATCAGACTCCTGGCGGCATGACACCAGAGCAGGTGGAGCGGCTGATCCCGAAGGATTGCCTGATCTTCAATTGGTTTTGGAATAAAGAAGAGGGAAGTGAGAGCGATGCAGAGGCAAATGAAGCCACTCTTGACAAGATGGGATTTCAGCAGGTCTTTGGGAACTTTACTCCTGATATGAAGAACTATGAGACGCGAAAGAAGCGCACCACTCTTTTGGGAGCAGCTCCATCATCGTGGGCGGCGACTAATGAATTTAACTTTGGCAAAGATCTGATGATTAACTTTCTCGGATCGAGCAGTATTCTTTGGACTGGCCAGGTGATGCAGCCGGACGCGCTCATTGTTCAGGTTCAATCGATGCTTCCTGATGTCCGCGGTAGGCTCTCAGGGATAACTCCTCCAAGCATCACCGAGAAAGTGATCACCCCTTTCGATATTTCGGAGAGATTTAATGCGGATCATAAGCTGACTTCGTTGGGAATCGATTTACCTGATCTGAAGACGGCAGTGATCTACCTCCAAAAGGTCCCATTCGATCTGAAATTGGCTAATGGAAGAAGTGCTATTGCTGTTGGGGTTGAGGGCAAAGGAAGTTCTGGATTGCCCGGTGTTACAGGCATTTCCATTGGCGAAGCAGTTAGCAGCCTGATCTTTCTTCACGCGGCTGCAAGGCCCGCTACAAGCAAGGAGAGCTTCAGACTCATATGGGATCAGCAAGACACGGCGGATCTATTGGGATGGTATGAAGTCGCCTATGAAGATGGGTTTGTTACGACGATTCCGATTCGCTATGGTGTCAATATTCTTGAATGGAGTTGGGGCAAAAAAACGGGGGCGCATAGTTATTGTTATGGAGCTGATGCGCTGCCTATTGGAAGGCATTCAGATAGCGATGCTACATTTTTCGCTTACGAGTGGATCAATCCCAGGTTAGGCAAGGTGATTGAAGAGATTCGACTCAAGGGAACCAAAGGTTTCCGTGGCGGCTCAAATGATTTTAACAATAGTTATGGTCCAGTGATAGAAAGTAATGCTGTGATCTTAAAGGCAGTTAGTGGCGTCAGGAAACGGAGTTGATTGCCTGGTTTTGCGCGATCGTCTGTTTCTGCAAATTACAGGTTGGCTTAGCTAGCACAGAGGAGAATCGATGTTTATTGCACATGTCCGGAAATTTATTCTGATCGGTGGTTTTGCACTTTGTCTTACCTTAGGTGCATCTGGAGTCGCAGCGGCTGCGCCTGTGGCAGGGAATACGGCTCCTGCCTGGAACGGTCTCGCACCTACTCCGCCCATGGGCTACAACAATTGGTCGTACTATCAGTGCAATATCAACGAGGGATTGATTCTTGCGCAGGCGAAGGCGCTGGTTAGCAGCGGTCTAGCCAAGAAAGGATACGACACGATCACCATCGACGACTGCTGGATGGCGAAGAAGCGCAATAGCGATGGAGAGCTTGCGGGGGACCCGCAGAAATTTCCTCACGGCATGGCATGGATGGGGCAGCAGGTGCATGCACTCGGCCTGAAGTTCGGTATCTACGAGGACGCAGGCGATAAGACATGCGCAGGATTTCCGGGCTCGTGGAACTTCTTTCAGAAAGATGCGGACACATTCGCGAAGTGGAAGGTGGATTACATCAAGCTCGATGGCTGCAATGTGCCGACAGTGCCGGGTAAGACGAGCGAAGAGACATACCGTTACGCGTACAAGTCCTTCAGCGATGCCATCCTGCATACTCATCGCAAGATGGTGTACTCAGAATCTGCGCCGGCATACTTTCAAAATACGCCTGACGACTGGTATCTCGTCCTGGGGTGGGTTGCCGACTATGGAAACCTGTGGCGTGAGGGAGATGATATTGCGCTGGGGCAGTACTCTGGTCCGCGCAAGTGGAAGAGCCTTAATTACAACTATAGCTACAACGTCGGTCTG is a window of Edaphobacter dinghuensis DNA encoding:
- a CDS encoding beta-N-acetylhexosaminidase, whose translation is MSFEVCYQPLIQFACDEFSAGSSSQALLYVAGGQLMSMLTRREFLQAAGGAAMSRTMVHRAPFLAQGAVTAQAMNSEGIHSGASAPIQSLIFPAPREISISENDFVLDDQVRIVIPSNASEEDLFLANSLVNEIGDRFGLYLKIDRVENLDTQQRFILMGSRSNSLLGQCYSHLALSKDDDSTVPEGYLLRVEKNIVFVAGGDDRGVFYGMQSLRQLLISQDSRLYFKGVHIRDWPDKSFRGIYLFLPGRDNIAFFKRFVRDYMALYKFNTLIMEMGASMRLDKHPELNYGWVQFARDANYSCRNYPPGPFHDVEQNSSHQDTADGGFLEKEEVADLARWIKKHHIELIPEIASFTHSYYLLTRQKELAAVPENKWPDIYCPTNAKSYSLVFEVYDEYIDLLKPKSIHIGHDELFLPVGASPHCADTDIGELFGEDVCKIHDYLAAKGIKTQLWGDMLLESVRGVGLKKHVSPDGWTYQTPGGMTPEQVERLIPKDCLIFNWFWNKEEGSESDAEANEATLDKMGFQQVFGNFTPDMKNYETRKKRTTLLGAAPSSWAATNEFNFGKDLMINFLGSSSILWTGQVMQPDALIVQVQSMLPDVRGRLSGITPPSITEKVITPFDISERFNADHKLTSLGIDLPDLKTAVIYLQKVPFDLKLANGRSAIAVGVEGKGSSGLPGVTGISIGEAVSSLIFLHAAARPATSKESFRLIWDQQDTADLLGWYEVAYEDGFVTTIPIRYGVNILEWSWGKKTGAHSYCYGADALPIGRHSDSDATFFAYEWINPRLGKVIEEIRLKGTKGFRGGSNDFNNSYGPVIESNAVILKAVSGVRKRS
- a CDS encoding glycoside hydrolase family 27 protein: MFIAHVRKFILIGGFALCLTLGASGVAAAAPVAGNTAPAWNGLAPTPPMGYNNWSYYQCNINEGLILAQAKALVSSGLAKKGYDTITIDDCWMAKKRNSDGELAGDPQKFPHGMAWMGQQVHALGLKFGIYEDAGDKTCAGFPGSWNFFQKDADTFAKWKVDYIKLDGCNVPTVPGKTSEETYRYAYKSFSDAILHTHRKMVYSESAPAYFQNTPDDWYLVLGWVADYGNLWREGDDIALGQYSGPRKWKSLNYNYSYNVGLWKYAGPGHWNDPDFLLVGDSGLSIDEMQSQMSLWAIMAAPLISSTDLTKISPAALAVLSNTDVIAVDQDPAGVQGHIVQFGETYDVLAKPLSNGDVAVVLYNKGDAPKKIKTTATLVGLKNASSLKLKNLVSKAMTTSQGDIETTVPSHGSVIYRVSAQ